The Ziziphus jujuba cultivar Dongzao chromosome 3, ASM3175591v1 region AGGCCATGCACTGCTGATTATGGCCTTATGCATCCACCGATTGGCTATAAATTTTGATGTTTGTGTTGAAGGAAGAAAAAGTTATTAGTACAACgtcaaatcaattaaattaattattttatcaacttCGTTACATTCAAATTTTGTGAAtcctattaaaaataatataaatacatgtatgagatttttttgctCAAAACATATATGAGATTGTGGTGCTTCAAATGGTGCCTTAAATTAATCATtgtcatataatatatacaactatagtatttgcttttattttatacCAAGGATTCATAGTATTTCAAAATCTATTCGTGGCTAATAACCGGAGAGTTTGCTCGTCATTTTCTGCTACCAACTAAGCGATATGGTTGTCGgtgaaattaaaaatcaatagaaAACATCTGTcaacttgaaaaaataaataaaatagtcaGTCACTTTAGCCACATCACGAGGAAGAGCCAAAGAAACCAAGCCACTTTATCGATTGAACACTGACATCTAGTAGCAGGTGATCCATCAGCTACAGTGATACAGAAAAAATCTAcagtgctatttttttttttgaaagaaaaagctGCTGTAAGGAAAATGTAAACGTAGAACCGAATACTTGCTTAACTCGGTCAAATATCAAAACATTacacgtgtgtatatatatatatatatatatatatatcaatatatgtaGAAATTCTACTATACAGataatttatatgcataatttaatattgataatatttttttaaaaaattattattattgttattttttatgtaatattatCTACATAATAAACGAAATAtttacatatacacacacagaGCAAGATCCTTGTTGAAATCCTAAACAATGACCATGCCATATATACATCAATGGCATGTTGTTGAAAATCTCAggcaatatttatatattataaatatattttttgcaatgccagaattttaaattaaaatattttcaatggtaaattgtattttggcattggatatatttttttaaatagtaaatataaatgttaatgttaaattttgaaattacttTTTCAATAACATATAGCAAAAAATATAGTattgacaaatatattttctatttaattatattattatatattattccaTCAGGTTggatcatgttttttttttaactttaacaattaaaaaattttaaaattatattatttaataatatgtaTCTCACAAATTGTAGTGCAGACcactaacaaaaaatattaattgcattttttgaactaaaataattaattatttaaacatttcaTATAAATGCAAATTACTCAGCAGATGAATTTGAGATTATTTGAAATGTCTATTcgcaaaaaccaaaattaaaaaaaaataaaaaaataaaaaaaatagaaattgttGGGCAAAAGGCACAACCGGTAACCTATTGTAGATTTTCAAGAAACAACATTACGAGTGCTGGTGCGGGTATTGTAGTAGGACCCAATTATCCAATTAGCTAGCTTAAAGTCAAGAAGATTTAACTTTTAGCTTAAAGTCAAGAagatttaacttttttaaaatcactttaaattttatcaattgtgaCAAATCAAAAGccagaatttaaaatttgattttaaaaaaataaaattatcctaaTCTGAATTTTATCCGTGGTTCAATATCAACTAGAAAGTGCTACACTGATCCAACATCAACTTAACCAAGTGAAGTCCGGTAAATCCTACAGACATGTCCAACAAGCTCTCTCAATTTTAATCGTGTTGGCTAATTTGCCATGCCAACAATGATAATatagattaaaaatatatataaaaataaaaaataaaacgcaCACACAAACAACTGGTGTACGTGGAGCAAATCAGCAAATATAATGGGAAGATTACTTTAGTCGATTCAATTCCTTGAATACTCTGTTTCATACTAAGGTCATATATTGCTATCCCAAGCATTTGTAGAAATGATTTAGTTTGTAAGCCAGAGGTTTTCAAAAGTATGACCACAAATGTACAAGTTTCAAAGCTTACATTTTTCTCATCTCTGTAAACCATTAGCGAGAAGCTTGTTATGTCCAACTAATCCAAAGAATTAAGTTGTATTTTAGGGGTGAAATTAAACTACAGATATAAGGAAGAGTCTCAATTAGACTGCAAAATCCCCTGAGATAAGGTAGTATAAGCAGGCTTCATAAATGAGTTACCATTTAAGAAGACCCTTAATAATCTGTCACTGCCAAATATACCTTCAGAACTCAGTGGAGTGCCATCCATATACGTTGgtgttatatattaatatgtttttgTTCAGGAGTTTATGATGACATACAATGATTGAAAAATTGGCCAAATATCAAATGTGTGAAATAGTGATCAGTTAACAGGTGAGACAAGTTCTTTGTATTGTCATATAAAAGATGTAGAGCTTTActaattttgttattaacttGACAATTAAAATAGGATTCCAAGACTATTGAATGAATCCCAAGCAAACGATGCTAGCACTTGTGAATCTCCACCACCAGCAGCCTTGCATAGCCAAGTTTTTACAGCTTAAAATGTTGCAGTGGAGAAGTACCTTCAACATTGTGTTGAAACGAGTAGGTGACATACTCATTGACCGTGGTTTCTCTGTACACAGGTGGATTATCTTCTGATAATAGCTCCTTAATGGGTCCATATAGTCTGGAAGATGGCTGAAAACTGGTGCTGAAAAAGCATGCCACCGATATCCTTGGGCCTAGATGGTTTGCTAATACTCTGTGTTCTACACTTTTAAATTTGTCATTTTATATAAgctgaacaaaaagaaaataacaagaaGTTAAAGAACATATTTGCATTCAACAAATCTAATGTATATGATTGAATGtacattaatttacaataattccTTACCAAACACATATCAATTAGCCAGACCCTAACCAAACAACCAAACAAGTTCAACAGAAAGCAAAAACTTGCCTGTAGAAGATCTCCAATATTAACCACTAAAGCTCCAGGCACAGGAGGGACATCCACCCACTGACTGTTATGAAAGACTTGGAGCCCTCCAATGTGGTCTTGCAGAAGCACAGTAAGGAAGTCATTATCTGTATGCTTGGTTGTTCCCAAGGTTAGCTCTGGCTGGGGACATGCCGGATAGTAATGGCCTACAAATGCAAGTCCCTCACCACATTCCATCTCCTTTAGATGGTCTTTGTTTAACCCAAGAGCCTCGGACAACAACTCCAACAAAGTAACCCCTAATTTCATGACTTGCTTGGTGTACAAAAACATCTCCTCCCTGTCATTGAACAAATTGATCAAAGACATTGTTTGCAGCAAAATTATGGTTCTTGGTTTGCTCCTGGATTTTACAGAAATCACTTAATTCATTCAAAGTGATATTCCCTGAAAAATTAGCAAAATTATGGTTCTGGGTTCTTTTGCTTTTCATTGAAAACAAACACTCAAACCATTCAAAGTGCATGCGCTGAAAAAAGCGGTAAAAATCATGGTaaaagatatgtatatatatatatatatagatagattgatagatagatagatagatatatagatatagatatagatataccTGCAAGCCTCGGGCAATTCTTCAGGGTGTGGAGGAGAAGGTGCCATATAGCTGAAAAAGGTGTCTCTCCAGTTTGCAGCAGTTGAAGTGTACAAATCAAAGTTGCTGTTGTACACCATTTTCCTGGTGATATCCCTTGTATAGACTTCTTTCTTCACCTCGTTGTCTTGCTCGAAAAACCGACGGGCCCCATCTTTTATCTCCTCCAGAACACCCACTGGGATTCCATGATTTACAACTTGAAAGAATCCCCATGTCTCTGATGCCTCACCTACTCTTTTAACAATCTCTTGGCGTTTAACTGAGTCTTTGGAAATGTCTCCGAGGTCTATAACTGGAATAATCAACTGGGTATCATTACAAACGGATTTGTTGTTTATGTCATTTGGTGGATGATAGAAAATACGTGGAATCTGAGCAATCCCAGCATCAACAAGCCCTTTGACACCAGCTTTTGTTTCATCAAAAGCTTTTACTTCACTTAGCCTATCATACCGTTGGTTGGTTTTGGATGGAACTTTATTAGTGGCCGCCATTTTGTTATACTGTAACAAGGTGGTCTAAAAAGTGTTTTGATTTTGATCTTATGCTAGAAATTCAGGCCAAAGTTTAGATATAAAAGCTATTAAAGTCAACTTTCATGATGTGAacgaaaatgaagaaatattaatttttctctcttttttattactATGCTTTTTggaggtgaaaaaaaaaatattaattttttgtggGATCTTTTGACATTTTCAACTACATCTTTTAACAATATAGTTGtcatttattgaattatttgtGGATGATTTTGAATGGcagaaaattattgtttttgatatatatagattatgatAGTGACAAAAACCTCTTGTTTATCTTTTTCGACAACTTCCAAAATTGGGgtcttcaaaccaaaaataaatgctaaaaacaagaaaaatagaGAAGCAAAGAagtgggaaaaaataaataaaaaagcttcaTAAGCcatccaaatttatttttagtagCGGCATGAACCATGCAGCTAAAACTAAAAGGTTTAAGATTTGTGACCAATAATgagtatatttttttacatgcataacaaaaagtattttttattttaatggagtaaaaagaaaaaaaatttacgaGTTTAAAATCTTCTGATTATGACTTGACTGACATAGATTAACTCtgcttatatattaaatttaaatcaaGATAATCTAAATCAAGTTGGAAATGGAACCGATGGTGCAGAAAGAAAGGCAGAGAGACCTCTCTACTTTTGCAGTGAACCAGTGGCAGAGATAGCAAAGAAGTCAGTGGTCATAGGCTAGTAGATCTGGCATAAACTCATCTTTtcctcacttttttcttttttttccttctttccttttcttttatttttggaatttatattgaaaattcaAATACAGAAAGGGAAAAACATAGATAAGGTTTTGATGGCCAGTATGGGAGCATCCAATAAGGAAACTACCAAATGGCCAACTTAAATACTCGGACCCCTCATGTCCTTTGTCTCTATTTTCCAGCAAAATTTGTTGGAGCACCTTTGTCTCTtactttttgaatatttatagatttttgGATAGGAACTAAAACTAGATGTTTGTGCATTTTAAGcttgtaaaaaaaatacatacatatacaaaagCACAAACAAGCAAAGTAAATATCTCCCATCTTAACGAATCAAATAATTCATGTTCCTCTACTGGATGCTACTGTTGTCATAcaacctttattttattattatcattttttttttcccccttttactTTTTGCTTCTTGCCCAagttatcaaaatcaaaaccaaCAAAAGATGCTACCTGAAAGTGAAGGCACCAGAAAAAACAGATATCAATGGACCACGTATCTTTTCTAAACCTCAATTCAGTGGTAAACAAACTGGCTCAGTAAGAAAAACAACATCACACCTTCAAAACAAGCAAAagggcactttttttttttttttggttccttctCTAAATCAATTTacctaaatttttgaaaaagaagagCCCCTTGACAATACAAGCATACAAAAATAGTTCCTGAATAACATTCAGGCATATTTGAGAAACTGAAAGGTCACATCACTCGACGTTCCTTCTTATGTAGTTTTCGATTTTGGGGCCGGTTTTTTCCTCAGTTGTCTTCTTGGCATAGAGTTCTTCATGCCTATGTAAAAGAGCAAAGCACCAAACAATGCCAAATTCTGCAGAAGCGAAGAAAAATACTCAGATTCTATTCagccaattattttttaatatactgATTTGAAAAGATAACTAGAAAAGAGAGTGAGGAATAACAACCAGCTCTTACAGAAAAAGCATATTCACGATCACTAACCTGGGTAAACTTTGGGAAAAGTTGAGCGAACTCTTTCTTCTCGACATCATAGTTGTAAAAGTCATACAATATAGGAATGGTAATTGCCTGATGCAGAAGctgcacaaaaaataaaaaaggaacacCATTTATTTGATACTTAGAATAACACGTACAAACAAAGAACAGATAGGCTGAGATCACTAACCAGTAGATAGGCTCCAAGTGAACTgtcaaagatgaaaaaaagGCTGCCAATGCCCTTCAAGGCTAATGCAGCAGCCACCAGATATTTAATCTGCCAATAATATCATCAAATGTCAAtgagtgaaaaaataaataaatactaggAACCAAATTATGTATGCAATCTCAATATAAACTGAGAGAGTAAATGCAGTCTCACTTCAACTTCTGGCACTTTGAAACCAGTTTGAGTTGACAGGTGACTAGAGAAAACATGGAATTTCGGCTTCAAAGCCTTTGCTGCTGGTCCACCGTCAGTACCAAATTCATTGAACCTACAAgcagaaataaattgaaattcatAATCAAGcatctataaattttatttacctTGTAAACTATCCAAATCACATGGGAAAACGAGTTACTGATTTCAAACAAACTAACAATATGTCACAAAATACCACTGTTTATGCATTATAATAACAAAACTAAATCAAAATGTTTCCATCCAAGAGCCTCTTGGAAAGATAACCGAAatagaaacaagaaaaattGGTAGTTCATTTGCCCAAACATGTCTTTCATGACCAAACACAGAAGTTTGGGACCTAATTCCATTgtatcaaattaatattataaaaccaaTATAGCAGCAACAATTCAAGTAATGTTTCTTAACTAATGCCAAAAAGCATTTAACAATACACCAAAAACACATATAAAAGAAAGTCATCTGCTTTAAGTTTGCATCATATGCATACGACCCCAACCTAAAACAACCAACAACGGTATAGATTAGAGATACAATGGAACACAGGAAGTTTTCATCCTTAACCTCTCTTGGAAATTATCCACTCTGTATCACAGAAATATGCCCATAATTGATGATTCCCAACCATATTTATTATGATATACCTAATTCATATTCAAGAATAAATATCCCCAACATCTAGTGGATATACCCAGCACATACCCTGATAGACTCAGAATTAGAGAGGGATTTTTGAATACCCATACCTCAAAGATATGGCTAAACAAGAGCAACACATACAGACCTAGAATGAACACTAATCACAcgtttgtcttttcttttcttttttttttttatctttcttttgtttttttttttttcttttttttttttttttttaaattgaatgcCCTCGCATATTGGAGACAAGCTGGCTAAGCCGAAATTGACCTTTTTTCGTCTGGAAGCTGACACTGACACTTAAATTACCATCTTTAACATCCAATTTCTAACAAAATCATAGCCATAATTAGCTATGTACGAATACTTAATCATCATAATAAAATTGCGAACATTTAGATtcgcaacaaataaacaagccaTGTTGCAATAATCTAACAAGAAACTTCCATTTGCCACATAAGCCATTCACATGAGATAAATTGGTAGGTAATGATAAGATGTCAACTTGTTGAGAATATAGAGAAACATATAAGTAATA contains the following coding sequences:
- the LOC107422934 gene encoding 1-aminocyclopropane-1-carboxylate oxidase homolog 1-like isoform X1, which translates into the protein MAATNKVPSKTNQRYDRLSEVKAFDETKAGVKGLVDAGIAQIPRIFYHPPNDINNKSVCNDTQLIIPVIDLGDISKDSVKRQEIVKRVGEASETWGFFQVVNHGIPVGVLEEIKDGARRFFEQDNEVKKEVYTRDITRKMVYNSNFDLYTSTAANWRDTFFSYMAPSPPHPEELPEACRSKPRTIILLQTMSLINLFNDREEMFLYTKQVMKLGVTLLELLSEALGLNKDHLKEMECGEGLAFVGHYYPACPQPELTLGTTKHTDNDFLTVLLQDHIGGLQVFHNSQWVDVPPVPGALVVNIGDLLQASFCFLLNLFGCLVRVWLIDMCLLI
- the LOC107422934 gene encoding 1-aminocyclopropane-1-carboxylate oxidase homolog 1-like isoform X2, translated to MAATNKVPSKTNQRYDRLSEVKAFDETKAGVKGLVDAGIAQIPRIFYHPPNDINNKSVCNDTQLIIPVIDLGDISKDSVKRQEIVKRVGEASETWGFFQVVNHGIPVGVLEEIKDGARRFFEQDNEVKKEVYTRDITRKMVYNSNFDLYTSTAANWRDTFFSYMAPSPPHPEELPEACRSKPRTIILLQTMSLINLFNDREEMFLYTKQVMKLGVTLLELLSEALGLNKDHLKEMECGEGLAFVGHYYPACPQPELTLGTTKHTDNDFLTVLLQDHIGGLQVFHNSQWVDVPPVPGALVVNIGDLLQLI
- the LOC125423384 gene encoding uncharacterized protein LOC125423384 is translated as MAFVSFVGRVLFVSVFILSAWQEFNEFGTDGGPAAKALKPKFHVFSSHLSTQTGFKVPEVEIKYLVAAALALKGIGSLFFIFDSSLGAYLLLLHQAITIPILYDFYNYDVEKKEFAQLFPKFTQNLALFGALLFYIGMKNSMPRRQLRKKPAPKSKTT